From Streptomyces cyaneogriseus subsp. noncyanogenus, the proteins below share one genomic window:
- a CDS encoding ADP-ribosylglycohydrolase family protein, protein MTADSFSAGRLERALASLRGLAVGDALGSQFFVPVNYPLLKRRELPPGPWKWTDDTEMACSVVAVLAAHHRVDQDALAQSFAIHQDAGRGYGPAVDRLLRLVREGGDWRELSAALFNGQGSWGNGAAMRIAPLGAWYADDPEQATHQAEISAYPTHQHREAVVGAMAVAAAAALAAAPDGPPRSEALLDGVIALVPKKSAVGAGLRRARDMLDYGDATTVAAVLGCGRRTTAHDTVPFALWSAARAIGDYERAFWTTAQAGGDMDTTCAIVGGILASTEAGAPPAAWAERTEELPDWLPAAASD, encoded by the coding sequence ATGACCGCTGACTCCTTCTCCGCCGGGCGCCTGGAGCGCGCCCTGGCGAGCCTGCGCGGACTGGCGGTGGGCGACGCGCTCGGCTCCCAGTTCTTCGTGCCGGTGAACTACCCGCTGCTGAAGCGCCGCGAGCTGCCGCCGGGGCCCTGGAAGTGGACGGACGACACCGAGATGGCCTGCTCGGTGGTGGCCGTGCTGGCCGCCCACCACCGCGTCGACCAGGACGCTCTGGCCCAGTCCTTCGCCATTCACCAGGATGCCGGCCGGGGGTACGGGCCCGCGGTCGACCGTCTGCTCCGGCTGGTCCGGGAGGGCGGCGACTGGCGAGAGCTCTCCGCGGCGCTCTTCAACGGCCAGGGATCCTGGGGCAACGGTGCCGCGATGCGGATCGCGCCGCTGGGTGCCTGGTACGCGGACGATCCCGAGCAGGCGACCCACCAGGCGGAGATCTCCGCCTACCCCACCCACCAGCACCGGGAGGCGGTGGTCGGCGCCATGGCCGTCGCCGCGGCCGCCGCGCTGGCCGCGGCGCCCGATGGCCCGCCCCGCTCCGAGGCGCTTCTGGACGGGGTGATCGCGCTGGTGCCGAAGAAGAGCGCGGTGGGCGCGGGACTCAGGCGCGCTCGCGACATGCTCGACTACGGGGACGCCACCACGGTCGCGGCCGTCCTCGGCTGCGGACGCCGTACGACCGCTCACGACACGGTCCCCTTCGCCCTGTGGTCGGCCGCTCGCGCCATCGGCGACTACGAGCGGGCGTTCTGGACGACCGCCCAGGCCGGCGGGGACATGGACACCACCTGTGCCATCGTCGGCGGGATTCTCGCCTCCACCGAGGCCGGAGCGCCGCCCGCCGCGTGGGCGGAGCGGACGGAGGAACTGCCGGACTGGCTCCCGGCGGCGGCGTCGGACTGA
- a CDS encoding MFS transporter: protein MTTSPLVRDHKPGAARRDGRPGIALAVIAACQLMVVLDATIVNIALPHIQGALRFSTTDLTWVVSSYTLTFGGLLLLGGRAGDILGRRRVFMTGILVFTLASLLGGFAQEPWQLLAARVLQGVGGAIASPTSLALITTTFPEGPERNRAFGVFAAVSAGGGAIGLLAGGMLTEWLDWRWVLFVNVPIGVLIAVLTPLYIGESERHSGRFDIAGAVTSTAGMASLVYGFIRAADEGWRDDLTIGSFGAAVVLLVAFVFIESRAKEPITPLRMFADRNRAGTYVIMLSLAAAMFGMFFYIVLFVQNVLGYSPIQAGLAFLPVTVVIAAGAGLSQRFLPVLGPKPFMLAGSALAATGLAWQALISSDSSYVGGVLGPMLVFGFGMGLNFVTLTLTAVSGVAPHEAGAASGLLNAMQQVGGSLGLSILTTVFGTAGRDEAQKQLPDFLAHASPEQKAEFARTHELPAPWGHEVLAHGISAAFIPAATMAVLALGVAWLVVRVRRSDLEALSGSAGPGLG from the coding sequence GTGACAACCTCTCCGTTGGTACGGGACCACAAGCCGGGTGCGGCTCGCCGGGACGGGCGTCCCGGTATCGCGCTCGCAGTCATCGCGGCCTGCCAACTCATGGTCGTACTCGACGCGACGATTGTGAATATCGCGCTCCCGCACATTCAAGGAGCGCTCCGGTTCAGCACCACCGACCTCACCTGGGTCGTCAGCTCCTACACGCTCACCTTCGGCGGACTGCTGCTCCTCGGCGGCCGGGCCGGTGACATCCTCGGCCGGCGCCGGGTCTTCATGACCGGCATCCTGGTCTTCACCCTCGCCTCGCTGCTCGGCGGTTTCGCCCAGGAGCCCTGGCAGTTGCTGGCCGCACGGGTCCTCCAGGGCGTCGGCGGCGCGATCGCGTCGCCCACCTCCCTGGCGCTGATCACCACCACGTTCCCCGAGGGCCCGGAGCGCAACCGGGCGTTCGGCGTCTTCGCCGCGGTCTCCGCCGGCGGTGGCGCCATCGGCCTGCTCGCGGGCGGCATGCTCACCGAGTGGCTCGACTGGCGCTGGGTGCTCTTCGTCAACGTGCCGATCGGCGTGCTGATCGCCGTCCTGACCCCGCTGTACATCGGCGAGTCCGAACGGCACTCGGGCCGCTTCGACATCGCGGGCGCGGTGACCTCGACGGCGGGCATGGCCTCCCTGGTCTACGGCTTCATCCGCGCCGCCGACGAGGGCTGGCGGGACGACCTGACCATCGGCTCCTTCGGCGCCGCCGTGGTCCTGCTGGTGGCCTTCGTGTTCATCGAGTCGCGGGCGAAGGAACCGATCACCCCGCTGCGGATGTTCGCCGACCGCAACCGCGCGGGCACATACGTGATCATGCTGAGCCTGGCCGCGGCGATGTTCGGCATGTTCTTCTACATCGTCCTCTTCGTGCAGAACGTGCTCGGCTACAGCCCGATCCAGGCCGGACTCGCCTTCCTGCCGGTGACGGTGGTCATCGCGGCCGGCGCGGGCCTGTCGCAGCGGTTCCTCCCCGTGCTCGGGCCGAAGCCGTTCATGCTGGCGGGTTCGGCGCTGGCGGCGACCGGACTGGCCTGGCAGGCCCTGATCAGCTCCGACAGCTCCTACGTCGGCGGTGTGCTCGGCCCCATGCTCGTCTTCGGCTTCGGCATGGGCCTGAACTTCGTGACGCTGACCCTCACGGCGGTCTCCGGTGTCGCCCCGCACGAGGCGGGCGCGGCCTCCGGGCTGCTCAACGCGATGCAGCAGGTGGGCGGCTCGCTCGGCCTGTCCATCCTGACCACGGTGTTCGGCACGGCCGGCAGGGACGAGGCGCAGAAGCAGCTACCGGACTTCCTCGCCCACGCGTCGCCCGAGCAGAAGGCGGAGTTCGCCCGCACCCACGAGCTGCCCGCGCCGTGGGGGCACGAGGTGCTGGCACACGGCATCTCCGCGGCCTTCATACCGGCCGCCACGATGGCCGTCCTGGCCCTGGGCGTCGCCTGGCTGGTGGTCCGGGTCCGCAGGAGCGACCTCGAGGCCCTCTCCGGCTCGGCCGGACCCGGACTCGGCTGA
- a CDS encoding TetR/AcrR family transcriptional regulator has translation MVTSHWAAASVQTAAGRRRGAVLERAILDAALEQLSTVGWNGLTMEGVAAGAQTGKAAVYRRWSSKEELVADALRSGLPRWETVPDLGSVREDLLALCRRAREAMFSRPGFALRSVIHECDSEQAERFHAVIYEGVVEPTVSLLREVIDRGIERGEVRPDATDEYVLDVIPAMMMYRSKISGCEWSDVELEEMIDRLMVPLLRRDGA, from the coding sequence ATGGTTACCTCGCACTGGGCGGCCGCCTCCGTTCAGACGGCCGCCGGCCGCCGCCGCGGCGCCGTACTCGAACGCGCGATCCTCGATGCCGCGCTGGAGCAGTTGAGTACGGTCGGCTGGAACGGCCTGACCATGGAGGGGGTGGCCGCCGGCGCCCAGACGGGGAAGGCCGCCGTCTACCGGCGCTGGTCGTCCAAGGAGGAACTCGTGGCGGACGCGCTGCGGTCCGGGCTGCCGCGCTGGGAGACGGTGCCCGATCTGGGGAGCGTACGCGAGGATCTCCTGGCACTCTGCCGCCGAGCCCGCGAGGCGATGTTCTCCCGCCCCGGATTCGCGCTGCGATCGGTCATTCACGAATGCGACAGCGAGCAGGCGGAGCGCTTCCATGCGGTGATCTACGAGGGAGTGGTGGAACCGACGGTCAGTCTGCTCCGGGAGGTCATCGACCGTGGAATCGAGCGGGGAGAGGTCCGACCGGACGCGACGGACGAGTACGTCCTCGACGTGATTCCGGCGATGATGATGTACCGATCGAAGATTAGCGGTTGCGAATGGTCGGACGTGGAACTGGAAGAGATGATCGACCGGCTGATGGTTCCGCTGCTGCGGCGCGACGGGGCCTGA
- a CDS encoding ribonuclease HII, with amino-acid sequence MPYEPPTHTVERSLRATTGAKVIAGVDEVGRGAWAGPVTVCAAITGLRRPPEGLTDSKLLTVRRRTALAEELQKWVSSYALGHASPEEIDDLGMTAALRLAAVRALEALPVRPDAVILDGKHDYLGTPWKVRTVIKGDRSCVAVAAASVIAKVQRDKMMAELGVDHADFGFADNAGYPSPVHKAALAERGPTPYHRLSWAYLDGLPQWRHLKKARSWAEGNVPEIEGQLGFDF; translated from the coding sequence ATGCCGTACGAACCACCTACTCACACCGTCGAGCGCTCCCTGCGCGCCACGACCGGAGCGAAGGTCATTGCCGGTGTCGACGAGGTGGGGCGCGGCGCGTGGGCCGGTCCCGTCACCGTCTGCGCGGCGATCACCGGACTGCGCCGTCCCCCGGAGGGCCTCACCGACTCCAAGCTCCTCACCGTCAGGCGGCGTACCGCGCTCGCCGAGGAGTTGCAGAAGTGGGTGTCGTCGTACGCGCTGGGGCACGCCTCCCCGGAGGAGATCGACGATCTGGGGATGACGGCCGCACTGCGTCTGGCGGCCGTGCGCGCCCTGGAGGCCCTGCCCGTCCGTCCCGACGCGGTCATCCTCGACGGCAAGCACGACTATCTCGGTACGCCCTGGAAGGTTCGTACGGTGATCAAGGGTGACCGGTCGTGCGTGGCGGTCGCGGCGGCTTCGGTGATCGCCAAGGTTCAGCGCGACAAAATGATGGCCGAACTGGGTGTCGACCATGCAGACTTCGGTTTCGCGGACAACGCCGGGTATCCGTCGCCCGTGCACAAGGCCGCACTGGCGGAGCGGGGCCCCACCCCGTACCACCGGTTGTCGTGGGCGTATCTTGATGGGCTGCCCCAGTGGCGGCACCTCAAGAAGGCCCGTAGCTGGGCGGAGGGAAACGTTCCGGAAATCGAGGGCCAGCTCGGCTTCGATTTCTGA
- a CDS encoding RecQ family ATP-dependent DNA helicase, with protein MDHLELRTEADAVLAELVGDPGGSARLREDQWQAVAALVEERRRALVVQRTGWGKSAVYFVATALLRRRGAGPTVIISPLLALMRNQVEAAARAGIRARTINSANPEEWETIYGEVERGETDVLLVSPERLNSVDFRDQVLPELAATTGLLVVDEAHCISDWGHDFRPDYRRLRTMLAELPAGVPVLATTATANARVTADVAEQLGTGGADALVLRGPLDRESLRLGVLELPDAAHRLAWLGEKLGDLPGSGIVYTLTVAAAEEVTAFLRQRGYPVASYTGKTENADRLQAEEDLLGNRVKALVATSALGMGFDKPDLGFVVHLGAPSSPIAYYQQVGRAGRGVDHADVLLLPGREDEAIWAYFASVGFPPEEQVRRTLAVLEEAGRPLSLPALEPLVDLRRSRLETMLKVLDVDGAVKRVKGGWIATGQPWVYDAERYAWVAKQRATEQQAMRDYVSTMGCRMEFLQRQLDDEGAAPCGRCDNCAGPWLDPAVSAEALAAATGELDRPGVEVEPRKMWPTGLTAVGMDLKGRIPADQQAATGRALGRLSDIGWGNRLRPILAAQAADGPVPDDVLNAVVTVLADWARSPGGWASGSPDAVARPVGIVAMPSRSRPQLVASLAERVAKVGRLPLLGSLAYTPQADEHTAHRSNSAQRLRALADSFTVPDELVAALAATPGPVLLVDDYTESGWSLAVGARLLRRAGADAVLPLVLAQAG; from the coding sequence ATGGACCATCTGGAGCTGCGCACTGAAGCCGACGCCGTCCTCGCTGAGCTGGTCGGTGATCCTGGAGGTTCGGCGCGGCTGCGGGAGGACCAGTGGCAAGCGGTGGCGGCCCTGGTGGAGGAGCGCCGGCGTGCGCTGGTGGTGCAGCGCACCGGCTGGGGCAAGTCGGCGGTGTACTTCGTGGCCACCGCACTGTTGCGCAGGCGTGGTGCCGGCCCGACGGTGATCATTTCGCCGTTGCTGGCGTTGATGCGGAACCAGGTCGAGGCGGCGGCGCGGGCCGGGATCCGGGCGCGCACGATCAACTCGGCCAATCCGGAGGAGTGGGAAACGATCTATGGGGAGGTGGAGCGTGGTGAGACCGATGTCCTCCTCGTGAGTCCGGAACGCCTCAATTCCGTGGATTTCCGTGATCAGGTGTTGCCCGAGCTCGCGGCCACGACCGGTCTGCTCGTGGTTGATGAGGCGCACTGCATCTCCGATTGGGGCCACGATTTCCGGCCCGACTACCGCCGCTTGCGGACGATGCTGGCGGAGTTGCCGGCGGGTGTGCCGGTGCTGGCCACGACGGCGACCGCGAATGCGCGGGTGACCGCGGATGTGGCGGAGCAGCTGGGCACGGGCGGTGCGGATGCTCTGGTGCTGCGGGGGCCGCTGGACCGGGAGAGCCTGCGGCTGGGGGTGCTGGAGCTGCCGGATGCGGCGCACCGGCTGGCGTGGCTGGGGGAGAAGCTGGGGGATCTGCCGGGTTCGGGGATCGTTTACACGTTGACGGTGGCGGCAGCGGAGGAGGTCACGGCGTTTTTGCGGCAGCGCGGGTATCCGGTGGCTTCCTACACGGGGAAGACGGAGAACGCCGACCGGCTGCAGGCGGAGGAGGACCTGCTGGGCAACCGCGTGAAGGCACTGGTCGCCACCTCGGCGCTCGGCATGGGATTCGACAAGCCCGACCTGGGTTTCGTGGTGCACTTGGGGGCGCCCTCGTCGCCGATCGCGTACTACCAGCAGGTGGGGCGTGCGGGGCGGGGTGTGGATCACGCGGATGTGCTGCTGCTGCCGGGGCGGGAGGATGAGGCGATCTGGGCGTACTTCGCGTCGGTGGGCTTCCCGCCGGAGGAGCAGGTGCGGCGGACGCTGGCGGTGCTGGAGGAAGCGGGTCGTCCGTTGTCGCTGCCGGCTCTGGAGCCGTTGGTGGATCTGCGGCGCTCGCGCTTGGAGACGATGCTGAAGGTCCTGGACGTGGACGGGGCGGTCAAGCGGGTCAAGGGTGGCTGGATCGCGACTGGGCAGCCGTGGGTGTACGACGCGGAGCGGTATGCGTGGGTCGCGAAGCAGCGGGCGACGGAGCAGCAGGCCATGCGGGACTACGTGTCGACCATGGGGTGCCGGATGGAGTTCCTGCAGCGGCAGCTCGACGACGAGGGGGCGGCTCCGTGCGGCCGCTGTGACAACTGCGCCGGGCCCTGGCTCGATCCCGCCGTGTCTGCCGAGGCTCTTGCAGCGGCGACGGGTGAGCTGGACCGGCCGGGCGTCGAGGTCGAGCCGCGCAAGATGTGGCCGACCGGGCTGACCGCGGTCGGTATGGACCTCAAGGGCCGCATTCCTGCGGATCAGCAGGCAGCCACCGGGCGTGCGCTGGGCAGGCTGTCGGACATCGGGTGGGGCAACCGGCTGCGGCCGATCCTGGCGGCGCAGGCGGCGGACGGACCGGTCCCGGACGACGTACTGAACGCCGTCGTGACGGTGCTTGCGGACTGGGCCCGCTCGCCGGGCGGCTGGGCCAGCGGCTCTCCTGACGCGGTGGCGAGGCCGGTGGGTATCGTCGCGATGCCCTCCCGCAGCCGCCCGCAGTTGGTCGCCTCACTGGCCGAGAGAGTGGCAAAGGTCGGCAGGCTCCCGCTGCTCGGCAGCCTGGCCTACACCCCGCAAGCCGACGAGCACACCGCGCACCGCAGCAACTCCGCTCAGCGACTGCGCGCCCTGGCCGACTCGTTCACCGTGCCCGACGAACTCGTCGCCGCCCTGGCTGCCACCCCCGGCCCGGTCCTGCTCGTCGACGACTACACCGAGTCCGGCTGGTCCCTGGCCGTCGGTGCCCGCCTCCTGCGCCGGGCCGGTGCGGACGCGGTGCTCCCTCTTGTTCTCGCCCAGGCCGGATAG
- a CDS encoding IPT/TIG domain-containing protein, translating to MRSQIGSQGDGHPGDRRVAIGVSDGIGAAAVVEAGAGNHDQGPVFGLPHGSRRVLRHPGRERPAAASGPLGSKRYDVEEIVREWRERGVTSGCRAASSVLPAQLRPHLHGRSLESRVCRTQRARTLSTCGPARGRDQPQETGGYGTSLPSVRTWPSYGALPHGNEVCDDDACGRSTLLHRQLVRPSPRVKCHGRQHGPLCGRHSSEPGTQRRGGQPDHHHRPSPRTAPSTSAPRRARASKSTATPRSPRRFPPGSASLRSASPTVWAPHPAVPLGQFAYGGPAPVTVTSISPTSGGVNQQVKITGVGFTGTPTVYFGRNVATNVQYDSPTLITARAPASGALHSAVRDVRVLVNGYLSPASPADEFPYND from the coding sequence ATGCGCAGCCAGATCGGCAGCCAGGGTGATGGTCATCCAGGGGACCGCCGCGTCGCGATAGGAGTGTCCGACGGGATCGGTGCCGCTGCGGTCGTCGAGGCCGGCGCCGGTAACCATGATCAGGGACCGGTCTTTGGACTGCCGCACGGTTCTCGCAGAGTTCTCCGTCATCCTGGCCGAGAACGTCCCGCCGCGGCCTCCGGCCCGCTGGGCTCGAAGCGGTATGACGTGGAGGAGATCGTGCGGGAGTGGCGCGAGCGGGGGGTGACTTCCGGTTGCCGAGCAGCCTCATCAGTGCTGCCGGCGCAGTTGCGGCCTCATCTCCACGGGCGATCACTGGAATCACGGGTGTGCCGAACCCAAAGGGCGCGGACGCTATCGACATGCGGTCCCGCGCGCGGTCGCGACCAGCCGCAAGAGACCGGCGGATACGGAACCAGCCTTCCTTCGGTGCGAACCTGGCCTTCCTACGGAGCACTGCCGCACGGAAACGAGGTGTGTGATGACGACGCCTGCGGCAGATCAACTCTTCTACATCGCCAGTTGGTTCGGCCGAGCCCCCGTGTTAAGTGTCACGGGCGACAGCACGGACCCCTGTGTGGACGTCATTCTTCGGAACCTGGAACCCAGCGGCGAGGAGGGCAACCCGATCACCATCATCGGCCTTCACCGCGGACAGCGCCGTCGACTTCGGCACCTCGCCGTGCACGCGCTTCGAAGTCAACAGCGACACCCAGATCTCCGCGACGGTTCCCGCCGGGTTCGGCGTCGTTGAGGTCCGCGTCACCAACGGTCTGGGCACCTCACCCGGCCGTCCCGTTGGGGCAGTTCGCCTACGGTGGGCCCGCACCCGTGACGGTCACGTCCATCAGCCCGACCTCGGGAGGGGTCAATCAACAGGTCAAGATCACGGGCGTGGGTTTCACCGGCACTCCCACGGTGTACTTCGGAAGGAACGTTGCGACGAACGTCCAGTACGACTCACCGACCCTGATCACCGCGCGCGCACCGGCCTCCGGTGCGCTCCACAGCGCGGTCAGGGACGTCAGGGTGCTGGTGAACGGCTACCTGTCCCCCGCCAGCCCAGCCGACGAGTTCCCCTACAACGACTGA
- a CDS encoding DUF4192 family protein — MTNHSETTSPDDDGITGPYRADEVACAAYDGHAAEHEVTLRTPAELADALPYLLGYRPEDSIVLVALHDRGGRGRFGGRARLGIPASPDDWPSAARQLVHGLITGSERRGARPEQMVAYVCQEPPPGRSGRDVMERLRPLVQKLRVECGALDVPVIEALCISDGRFWSYCCAGVACCPAEGTPMGLPGTSVLAAAATYAGIQVRGSLSELRARLLPRENSAALDQEAALDAAGMTLIPRMLDRTSRAEVAEETLALARRIMGRLAAAPAVSGTVTADARDDELLAHDDAAKLILGLQDRTTRDRAAEWMEGDEAGPALRLWRALARRCVGAYGEYAAPPLTLAGWVAWSTGDELEAREALAMALGADSDYLFARLLHQACNEGLDPESVRRCLRAERGDRGDTEPGDARSRPDVGRPMEHQEHQEHQGHQVSEPEPEPESELEAGPGCESEPQPEPGAGPESAPDRASAPDDLAPASAPASAPALPPGDLVPALHPVPPSGLAPASRPVPPSGFTPPSGPVSAPNAEAASDGLASASGPVPAPELMAVPRPMPAPDRTSACGAATVPGRSSQPDPVPVPSPVPVPGAVPVPEEVPARRRGPRTVGTADGTVRRAAVRGRGAGADGARPRTPAGSTRPGGARTRTGRTRTAERGGARRTGGTTGPRRGRHPGDADAGGSGTERGE, encoded by the coding sequence ATGACGAACCACAGCGAAACGACAAGCCCCGACGACGACGGCATCACCGGGCCGTACCGGGCGGATGAGGTCGCGTGCGCCGCGTACGACGGACACGCTGCCGAGCACGAGGTCACCCTGCGCACCCCGGCCGAGCTGGCGGACGCCCTGCCCTACCTGCTCGGATACCGCCCGGAGGACAGCATCGTGCTGGTCGCCCTGCACGACAGGGGAGGCCGCGGCCGCTTCGGCGGCAGGGCCCGGCTCGGCATTCCCGCGAGCCCGGACGACTGGCCGTCCGCGGCCCGCCAACTGGTCCACGGGCTGATCACCGGGAGCGAACGCCGGGGTGCCCGGCCCGAGCAGATGGTCGCCTACGTCTGCCAGGAACCGCCCCCGGGCCGGTCGGGACGGGACGTCATGGAACGCCTGCGGCCGCTGGTGCAGAAGCTGCGCGTCGAGTGCGGCGCCCTCGACGTCCCGGTCATCGAAGCGCTGTGCATCTCCGACGGCCGCTTCTGGTCCTACTGCTGCGCGGGCGTAGCCTGCTGCCCGGCCGAGGGCACCCCGATGGGCCTGCCGGGCACGTCGGTGCTGGCCGCCGCCGCGACCTACGCCGGGATCCAGGTGCGCGGTTCCCTGAGCGAACTGCGCGCCCGGCTGCTGCCCCGGGAGAACTCCGCCGCCCTCGACCAGGAGGCCGCCCTGGACGCGGCCGGTATGACGCTGATCCCGAGGATGCTCGACCGGACGAGCCGCGCGGAGGTGGCCGAGGAGACGCTGGCGCTGGCGAGGCGGATCATGGGCCGCCTGGCCGCGGCGCCGGCCGTGTCCGGCACGGTCACGGCGGACGCCCGCGATGACGAGCTGCTCGCCCATGACGACGCCGCGAAGCTGATCCTCGGCCTGCAGGACCGTACGACTCGCGACCGCGCGGCCGAGTGGATGGAAGGCGACGAGGCGGGGCCCGCCCTCCGGCTCTGGCGGGCGCTGGCCCGGCGCTGCGTCGGGGCGTACGGCGAGTACGCCGCCCCTCCGCTCACACTGGCCGGCTGGGTCGCGTGGTCCACCGGTGATGAACTGGAGGCCCGGGAAGCGTTGGCCATGGCCTTGGGCGCGGACTCGGACTACCTGTTCGCACGCCTTCTGCACCAGGCATGCAACGAGGGCCTCGATCCCGAATCCGTGCGTCGCTGCCTGCGCGCGGAGCGCGGTGACCGCGGCGACACCGAGCCCGGTGACGCGCGGTCGCGGCCGGACGTCGGCAGGCCGATGGAGCACCAAGAGCACCAAGAGCACCAGGGCCATCAGGTCTCCGAGCCCGAGCCCGAGCCCGAGTCCGAGCTGGAGGCCGGGCCCGGCTGCGAGTCCGAGCCTCAGCCCGAGCCAGGGGCCGGGCCCGAGTCGGCGCCGGACCGCGCGTCCGCGCCCGACGACCTGGCACCTGCGTCGGCGCCCGCGTCCGCGCCCGCCCTTCCGCCCGGTGACCTCGTGCCCGCGCTCCATCCAGTACCCCCCTCAGGACTCGCGCCTGCGTCCCGCCCCGTACCTCCCTCCGGTTTCACGCCCCCGTCCGGCCCCGTGTCCGCGCCGAATGCCGAGGCCGCGTCCGATGGCCTCGCGTCTGCGTCCGGGCCCGTGCCTGCTCCGGAACTCATGGCCGTGCCCCGTCCCATGCCTGCGCCCGACCGCACCTCTGCGTGCGGCGCCGCCACTGTCCCCGGCCGCTCTTCGCAGCCCGACCCCGTTCCCGTCCCCAGCCCCGTTCCCGTCCCAGGCGCCGTGCCCGTCCCCGAGGAAGTGCCGGCGCGTCGGCGTGGTCCGCGCACGGTCGGCACGGCCGACGGCACCGTGCGGCGCGCGGCGGTGCGGGGCCGCGGTGCCGGGGCGGACGGCGCGCGTCCGCGCACTCCGGCGGGCAGCACTCGCCCCGGCGGCGCCCGGACCAGGACCGGGCGGACGCGTACGGCCGAAAGGGGAGGTGCACGACGGACGGGAGGGACGACGGGGCCGCGCCGGGGCAGGCACCCGGGTGACGCGGACGCGGGCGGCAGCGGCACCGAGCGGGGTGAGTGA